The Takifugu flavidus isolate HTHZ2018 chromosome 21, ASM371156v2, whole genome shotgun sequence genome has a window encoding:
- the ctdp1 gene encoding RNA polymerase II subunit A C-terminal domain phosphatase isoform X2 codes for MEDPSADSVGGGGGTASMGPGVQAADICSSSSAAPLRLLEWKVKVGSVVNVDSVLALCAPILEKSGTEAVRVPEKKVRSDRAGVITELCCQLGQVIAPGGVIVRMEQCSHPIVMKGLCAECGQDLTQLQSTNGSQQIPISTATVSMVHSVPELMVSAEQAEQLGREDQQRLHRNKKLVLMVDLDQTLIHTTEQHCQRMSNKGIFHFQLGRGEPMLHTRLRPHCKEFLEKIAKLYELHVFTFGSRLYAHTIAGFLDPEKKLFSHRILSRDECIDPFSKTGNLRNLFPCGDSMVCIIDDREDVWKFAPNLVTVKKYVYFQGTGDINAPPGSRDAQTAQTERKGGPSSGSTESTETVRTLGGNEQNNGPRKKGKDQNNSGNADSTTCQSSQGIPSNERTSPTGEDKPGQGKGSGQKDTQVDSTDSESNRTLDKPELQDSANSSGPSHESNNLDFDLSSDSDNDMSTDKPSAEHHGEAKSCHVNKSEQEVAGQEDSKGLNDEENTSKEPSDILLPDPDPENANSDKREPETESQNSEQSGITTGEELLDQSIEDEDDEDEADNDEDDHLIYLEEVLERVHAEYYARYEAYLGKEAPESPDIRKIVPELKSKTLEGATIVFSGLYPTNYPIEKTREYYHAKALGATISRSLILSTKGPGQTTHLIAARAGTEKVRQAQGCKHLRVVNPDWLWSCLERWERVEEQLYPLKEDYSKKSRSSSPAAFHENLSSLQKHVFQAAAIRHKPVPPAPEIRTYDPVTGKLIRRGHQVSRPPVFQTPGPLALSDQSEQSCLRGTSNCQPAESAGSSQDDEQPGPSRRKRQLSMSETMPLYTLCKEDLDSMDREVDDILGEESDNESEGRGKDKPGNEEDDEQQPQQQPASAEMRCGGSGPQALGLDERTPEPSGENDTLDCAPRGHKRKHSDDEEEEEEDVEKEEEAAAESLDESSKDSNEEEGNSSSEADEMAAALEAELNDFI; via the exons ATGGAGGATCCTTCTGCAGATTCAgttggtggcggcggcggtacAGCATCGATGGGCCCCGGGGTGCAAGCGGCGGATATCTGTTCGTCTTCCTCGGCTGCTCCGCTACGGCTGTTGGAGTGGAAAGTCAAAGTGGGGTCTGTTGTTAACGTGGACTCCGTGCTAGCACTGTGTGCCCCCATACTCGAGAAAAGCGGGACAGAGGCTGTCAGGGTGCCCGAGAAGAAGGTGAGATCGGACCGTGCAGGAGTAATCACGGAGCTATGTTGTCAACTTGGACAAGTCATAGCCCCCGG GGGTGTGATTGTCAGGATGGAGCAATGCAGCCACCCCATCGTGATGAAGGGTTTATGTGCTGAATGTGGCCAGGACCTGACCCA GTTACAGAGCACAAATGGGAGCCAGCAAATTCCCATCTCCACAGCAACGGTCTCCATGGTGCACAGTGTTCCTGAGCTAATGGTCAGCGCAGAG CAAGCAGAGCAGCTGGGCAGAGAAGACCAGCAGAGGCTCCACCGGAACAAAaaactggtcctgatggtggATCTGGACCAGACGCTGATCCACACCACCGAACAGCACTGCCAGCGTATGTCCAATAAg ggtattttccattttcagcttgGGCGAGGAGAGCCGATGCTCCACACACGACTGCGCCCACACTGCAAGGAGTTCCTGGAGAAAATTGCAAAGCTGTATGAGCTGCACGTATTTACATTCGGGAGCCGTCTTTATGCACACACCATCGCCG GTTTTCTGGATCCTGAAAAGAAGCTTTTCTCTCATCGGATTCTTTCAAGAGACGAGTGTATTGATCCTTTCTCAAAGACGGGAAATCTTAG GAATCTCTTCCCCTGCGGGGACTCCATGGTCTGCATCATCGATGACCGAGAGGACGTGTGGAAGTTCGCACCCAACCTCGTTACCGTTAAGAAATACGTCTACTTCCAGGGCACGGGCGACATCAACGCACCCCCTGGATCACGGGACGCTCAGACAgctcagacagaaagaaaag GAGGTCCATCCAGTGGATCCACAGAAAGCACAGAAACAGTCAGGACACTCGGTGGTAATGAGCAAAATAACGGacccagaaaaaaaggaaaagaccaGAACAATTCTGGAAATGCAGACTCCACAACTTGTCAGTCATCTCAGGGAATACCTTCAAATGAACGGACAAGTCCTACAGGGGAAGATAAACCAGGGCAGGGAAAAGGGTCGGGACAGAAGGACACTCAGGTGGACAGCACGGACAGTGAAAGCAACAGGACGCTGGATAAACCAGAGCTACAGGACAGCGCAAACTCATCAGGCCCGAGCCACGAGTCCAATAACTTGGACTTTGACCTCTCCAGTGACAGTGACAATGACATGAGCACAGACAAACCCTCAGCTGAGCACCACGGTGAAGCCAAGTCCTGCCATGTGAATAaatctgaacaggaagtggcagggcaggaggacagtaaaGGTCTGAATGATGAAGAAAACACTTCAAAAGAACCTTCAGACATCCTTCTTCCGGACCCTGACCCAGAAAATGCAAACTCGGATAAAAGGGAGCCGGAAACGGAGTCTCAGAACAGCGAGCAGTCTGGAATCACCACaggggaggagctgctggaccagaGTATAGAAGACGAGGACGATGAGGATGAAGCCGATAATGATGAAGACGACCACCTCATCTacctggaggaggtgctggagagGGTGCACGCAGAGTACTACGCACGTTACGAGGCCTACCTGGGGAAGGAGGCCCCCGAGAGCCCAGACATCCGCAAGATCGTCCCAGAGCTAAAGAGTAAAACACTGGAGGGGGCGACGATCGTGTTCAGCGGACTCTACCCCACCAACTACCCCATCGAAAAGACCCGCGAATACTATCACGCCAAAGCACTGGGGGCCACGATTAGCAGGAGTTTAATCCTGAGCACCAAAGGTCCCGGTCAGACCACACATCTCATCGCAGCCAGAGCAG GCACAGAGAAGGTCCGCCAGGCCCAAGGGTGTAAGCACCTGAGAGTGGTGAACCCCGATTGGCTGTGGAGCTGCTTGGAGCGctgggagagggtggaggagcaaCTGTATCCACTGAAGGAAGACTACTCCAAGAAATCACGGAGCAGCAGTCCGGCGGCATTCCACGAGAATCTGAGTTCCCTGCAGAAACACGTTTTCCAAGCAGCAGCCATCCGCCACAAACCTGTGCCCCCCGCCCCCGAGATCCGCACCTATGACCCAGTCACAGGGAAGCTGATCCGCAGGGGCCATCAGGTGTCACGACCACCAGTCTTCCAGACTCCAGGACCTCTGGCACTCTCTGATCAATCAGAGCAGTCCTGCCTCAG GGGAACTTCAAACTGTCAGCCAGCAGAGTCGGCGGGATCCAGCCAAGACGACGAGCAGCCCGGACCTTCCAGGCGGAAAAGGCAGCTGAGCATGTCTGAAACCATGCCCCTTTACACTCTGTGCAAGGAGGACCTTGACAGCATGGACAGAGAG GTGGACGACATCTTGGGAGAGGAGAGCGACAATGAAAGCGAGGGCCGAGGGAAGGATAAACCAGGCAACGAGGAGGACGATGAGCAGCAGCCGCAACAGCAGCCGGCGTCTGCAGAGATGAGATGCGGAGGTTCCGGCCCTCAGGCGCTGGGCCTGGACGAGAGAACGCCAGAGCCGTCCGGCGAGAACGACACTTTGGATTGTGCGCCAAG
- the ctdp1 gene encoding RNA polymerase II subunit A C-terminal domain phosphatase isoform X1: MSTNGSSTDGASMEDPSADSVGGGGGTASMGPGVQAADICSSSSAAPLRLLEWKVKVGSVVNVDSVLALCAPILEKSGTEAVRVPEKKVRSDRAGVITELCCQLGQVIAPGGVIVRMEQCSHPIVMKGLCAECGQDLTQLQSTNGSQQIPISTATVSMVHSVPELMVSAEQAEQLGREDQQRLHRNKKLVLMVDLDQTLIHTTEQHCQRMSNKGIFHFQLGRGEPMLHTRLRPHCKEFLEKIAKLYELHVFTFGSRLYAHTIAGFLDPEKKLFSHRILSRDECIDPFSKTGNLRNLFPCGDSMVCIIDDREDVWKFAPNLVTVKKYVYFQGTGDINAPPGSRDAQTAQTERKGGPSSGSTESTETVRTLGGNEQNNGPRKKGKDQNNSGNADSTTCQSSQGIPSNERTSPTGEDKPGQGKGSGQKDTQVDSTDSESNRTLDKPELQDSANSSGPSHESNNLDFDLSSDSDNDMSTDKPSAEHHGEAKSCHVNKSEQEVAGQEDSKGLNDEENTSKEPSDILLPDPDPENANSDKREPETESQNSEQSGITTGEELLDQSIEDEDDEDEADNDEDDHLIYLEEVLERVHAEYYARYEAYLGKEAPESPDIRKIVPELKSKTLEGATIVFSGLYPTNYPIEKTREYYHAKALGATISRSLILSTKGPGQTTHLIAARAGTEKVRQAQGCKHLRVVNPDWLWSCLERWERVEEQLYPLKEDYSKKSRSSSPAAFHENLSSLQKHVFQAAAIRHKPVPPAPEIRTYDPVTGKLIRRGHQVSRPPVFQTPGPLALSDQSEQSCLRGTSNCQPAESAGSSQDDEQPGPSRRKRQLSMSETMPLYTLCKEDLDSMDREVDDILGEESDNESEGRGKDKPGNEEDDEQQPQQQPASAEMRCGGSGPQALGLDERTPEPSGENDTLDCAPRGHKRKHSDDEEEEEEDVEKEEEAAAESLDESSKDSNEEEGNSSSEADEMAAALEAELNDFI, translated from the exons ATGTCAACTAATGGGAGTTCCACTGATGGCGCTTCG ATGGAGGATCCTTCTGCAGATTCAgttggtggcggcggcggtacAGCATCGATGGGCCCCGGGGTGCAAGCGGCGGATATCTGTTCGTCTTCCTCGGCTGCTCCGCTACGGCTGTTGGAGTGGAAAGTCAAAGTGGGGTCTGTTGTTAACGTGGACTCCGTGCTAGCACTGTGTGCCCCCATACTCGAGAAAAGCGGGACAGAGGCTGTCAGGGTGCCCGAGAAGAAGGTGAGATCGGACCGTGCAGGAGTAATCACGGAGCTATGTTGTCAACTTGGACAAGTCATAGCCCCCGG GGGTGTGATTGTCAGGATGGAGCAATGCAGCCACCCCATCGTGATGAAGGGTTTATGTGCTGAATGTGGCCAGGACCTGACCCA GTTACAGAGCACAAATGGGAGCCAGCAAATTCCCATCTCCACAGCAACGGTCTCCATGGTGCACAGTGTTCCTGAGCTAATGGTCAGCGCAGAG CAAGCAGAGCAGCTGGGCAGAGAAGACCAGCAGAGGCTCCACCGGAACAAAaaactggtcctgatggtggATCTGGACCAGACGCTGATCCACACCACCGAACAGCACTGCCAGCGTATGTCCAATAAg ggtattttccattttcagcttgGGCGAGGAGAGCCGATGCTCCACACACGACTGCGCCCACACTGCAAGGAGTTCCTGGAGAAAATTGCAAAGCTGTATGAGCTGCACGTATTTACATTCGGGAGCCGTCTTTATGCACACACCATCGCCG GTTTTCTGGATCCTGAAAAGAAGCTTTTCTCTCATCGGATTCTTTCAAGAGACGAGTGTATTGATCCTTTCTCAAAGACGGGAAATCTTAG GAATCTCTTCCCCTGCGGGGACTCCATGGTCTGCATCATCGATGACCGAGAGGACGTGTGGAAGTTCGCACCCAACCTCGTTACCGTTAAGAAATACGTCTACTTCCAGGGCACGGGCGACATCAACGCACCCCCTGGATCACGGGACGCTCAGACAgctcagacagaaagaaaag GAGGTCCATCCAGTGGATCCACAGAAAGCACAGAAACAGTCAGGACACTCGGTGGTAATGAGCAAAATAACGGacccagaaaaaaaggaaaagaccaGAACAATTCTGGAAATGCAGACTCCACAACTTGTCAGTCATCTCAGGGAATACCTTCAAATGAACGGACAAGTCCTACAGGGGAAGATAAACCAGGGCAGGGAAAAGGGTCGGGACAGAAGGACACTCAGGTGGACAGCACGGACAGTGAAAGCAACAGGACGCTGGATAAACCAGAGCTACAGGACAGCGCAAACTCATCAGGCCCGAGCCACGAGTCCAATAACTTGGACTTTGACCTCTCCAGTGACAGTGACAATGACATGAGCACAGACAAACCCTCAGCTGAGCACCACGGTGAAGCCAAGTCCTGCCATGTGAATAaatctgaacaggaagtggcagggcaggaggacagtaaaGGTCTGAATGATGAAGAAAACACTTCAAAAGAACCTTCAGACATCCTTCTTCCGGACCCTGACCCAGAAAATGCAAACTCGGATAAAAGGGAGCCGGAAACGGAGTCTCAGAACAGCGAGCAGTCTGGAATCACCACaggggaggagctgctggaccagaGTATAGAAGACGAGGACGATGAGGATGAAGCCGATAATGATGAAGACGACCACCTCATCTacctggaggaggtgctggagagGGTGCACGCAGAGTACTACGCACGTTACGAGGCCTACCTGGGGAAGGAGGCCCCCGAGAGCCCAGACATCCGCAAGATCGTCCCAGAGCTAAAGAGTAAAACACTGGAGGGGGCGACGATCGTGTTCAGCGGACTCTACCCCACCAACTACCCCATCGAAAAGACCCGCGAATACTATCACGCCAAAGCACTGGGGGCCACGATTAGCAGGAGTTTAATCCTGAGCACCAAAGGTCCCGGTCAGACCACACATCTCATCGCAGCCAGAGCAG GCACAGAGAAGGTCCGCCAGGCCCAAGGGTGTAAGCACCTGAGAGTGGTGAACCCCGATTGGCTGTGGAGCTGCTTGGAGCGctgggagagggtggaggagcaaCTGTATCCACTGAAGGAAGACTACTCCAAGAAATCACGGAGCAGCAGTCCGGCGGCATTCCACGAGAATCTGAGTTCCCTGCAGAAACACGTTTTCCAAGCAGCAGCCATCCGCCACAAACCTGTGCCCCCCGCCCCCGAGATCCGCACCTATGACCCAGTCACAGGGAAGCTGATCCGCAGGGGCCATCAGGTGTCACGACCACCAGTCTTCCAGACTCCAGGACCTCTGGCACTCTCTGATCAATCAGAGCAGTCCTGCCTCAG GGGAACTTCAAACTGTCAGCCAGCAGAGTCGGCGGGATCCAGCCAAGACGACGAGCAGCCCGGACCTTCCAGGCGGAAAAGGCAGCTGAGCATGTCTGAAACCATGCCCCTTTACACTCTGTGCAAGGAGGACCTTGACAGCATGGACAGAGAG GTGGACGACATCTTGGGAGAGGAGAGCGACAATGAAAGCGAGGGCCGAGGGAAGGATAAACCAGGCAACGAGGAGGACGATGAGCAGCAGCCGCAACAGCAGCCGGCGTCTGCAGAGATGAGATGCGGAGGTTCCGGCCCTCAGGCGCTGGGCCTGGACGAGAGAACGCCAGAGCCGTCCGGCGAGAACGACACTTTGGATTGTGCGCCAAG